A window of [Clostridium] innocuum genomic DNA:
GATTGCCACCAGCATTCCCCATGTCAGGCGAATACTGATCCAGTCATTTGCACTGCACAGCAGATATACCCCCAGAATAAAAACACAGCCGTTTCCGAAATGGAAGCCGTCCTCAAAAAAGCTGAATACTGCCGGGATGATCAGAAACAGTGTCCACCAGCCCGGGAAAAAGATGGAGAAATCCCACCAGTCCATGGCGCCTCCCAAATATCCGATTCCAACTGCCAGAAACAGCAGTCCGATAATTCTTGATTTCATATGCATTGCATATTCTCCTTTCAATCCTGAGCATTCCGCTATCCAAACGCAGGATTTGCTTTTTTCTCTTTAAAATGCAGCTGGCTTTATTTCTTCAATGCCCCGTCCCACTTCACAAGTCTGGCGTGCAGCAGGTAGCGCAGCTCGCTGGGCTGTCCGTCACGTTCATAGGAACAGGTGCTTAACGAAACGATGCGATCCTGTCCTTTGACCGATACCTTTCGGTTAAAATCCGAAAGCTCCCTCACCATATCCACATAGCTCTTGAAGTCCGCATCATCCGCATACTGCAGCCGGTAGGAGGCACTCGTTGCACTCGTTGAATACATACTGAATATTTCGCAGCGGTAATTCTGCTGCTCTGTGAAGATATACAGATACGGATGCTGTTCAAAAAATGCCTGCTCCTTAAACTTCTCCAGCTCGGCAAACATGGTACCGTGCTTGACATTGTGTCCGTAGATGATGGTATTGCGATCCTGAAAGGAAGCATCTGCGCCGGCATCCATAAAAATAGCACCGGCATAATTTTCCTTTTTTTCAAAGGTGTGATTCAGATAATAGGAATTATCACTTCCCTGCACAATGGGATAGGATATATCTGTATCAGGGATCAGAATCCAGCCGACAACCTCCGGATTTTTCTCCTTCAATGCCTTCCAGTCAATCGTGAAATCCTCCTTTTCCGGATTTTTGGGAACCTTGGCAACCTCCTGTACCGCATCCTTTTCCTTCCCCTCCTGATAATTCAGATAGTAGATGCTGATCAGCTTATAGGCGGAAAACAGAAAAACGGCCAGAGCGATGACGAACAGTATATCATATATAATTTTTTTCGTTTTTGACATGGGTTTCTTCATGCGGATACCTCCGTTGCTGGTTTTCATTCTACCATAGTTTATACAAAATTACTATCCATACGGAATTTGTTTGACAATCCAATCGTTCTGTTCTATACTTCATTTAGACAGTTATCGAAATGAAAGGGGCGATGCTATGGGATTTCAGGAAACCTTCAAGGCGCTGTCCGATCCGACTCGCAGAGAAATTGTAAATCTGCTAAAGGACGGCAAGCGCAGTGCCGGAGATATCGTTTCACATTTTTCAAGCACAAATGCCACGATATCCCATCATCTTTCCATTCTTAGAAAGGCTGGTCTGATTACGGATGAAAAACAAGGGAAATACATTTATTATGAGCTGAATACCAGCGTGATTGATGAAATCATCGGCTGGATCACATCCCTGAAAGGAGAAGAGCAATGAAAAAGCAAACCCTGAGTATTGCGTTTTTGATTCTGATAACGTTTCTATTCTGTCTTGTAATTCTCCCCTTCCTGCCTGCGCAGATTCCGATTCACTGGAATGCGGAGGGTGTTATCGACAATTGGTGCGACAAGCTTTTTCTGTTCCTGTTTCCTGTGCTGCAGCTCGTGATCAGCGTCGGTTTCCAGTTTGTCAGAAGCACGGATCCACGCAGGAAAAACGTGGAGCGCTTTGTATCTACCTGTAACGTATTTCTAATGGTACTGTGTCTGCTTATTTTCGGCATGTGTCTGATAACTGCTATTTCCGCATGGAAGCCAGATGCTTTGGATGTTCCAATGGCGATCACGCTGGGGCTTGGTTTCCTGTTTGCCGTCATGGGCAATCTAATGCCGAAAATCCGCCAGAATTATTTTATCGGCATCAAAACTCCATGGGCACTGGAGGATGAGGATAACTGGCGCAGAACTCATCGCATGGCTGGACGCTTATGGTTTGCGGCCGGACTGCTCATGATGCTGCTCAGTGTGCTGCCAAAGGAAATTCTGACGGGGTCTATCCTTGGAATTGCATTGGCAATGGCTCTGGCGCCCTATATCTATTCATATTCACTGTTTCGCTCAAAGCGGATGAAAGGAGAAAACAAATGATTGAAATCAAGCATGTAACAAAAATATACGGAGGTACCCACAAGGCTGTGGATGATATCTCTTTGACAATACCTACGGGAGAAATCATCGGCTTTATCGGCCCAAACGGTGCCGGCAAAACCACAACGATCAAAATGATCACGGGTGTGCTCAATCCGGATGAGGGAGAAATCCTGATCAACGGGAAAAACATCGTTAAGGAGCCGCTGGAGGCAAAAAAGGAATTCGGAATCGTTCCGGACAACGCTGATATTTTCCTGCGGTTAAAGGGGCTGGAATACCTGAATTTTATGGGAGATATCTATGAGGTCGACAGCGAGCAGCGCAAGCAGCGCATCACCTCCCTTGCGGAAACCTTCGAGATGAAGGACGCACTCAATGACCGCATTCTTTCCTATTCCCACGGTATGCGGCAGAAAATCGTCATCATGGGTGTGCTGCTTTCCGATCCAAACGTATGGATTCTGGATGAGCCGATGACCGGTCTGGATCCGCAGTCCTCCTATTCTCTGAAGGAAATGATGAAGGAGCATGCCCGCAAGGGAAACACTGTTTTCTTCTCCACCCATGTGCTGGAGGTGGCGGAGCGTTTATGCGATAAGGTTGCCATCATCAACAGGGGACGCATCGTGTTCTTCGGTACACTGGAGGAGCTGAAGCAGCTGCATCCGCAATGTGATTCTCTGGAAGCCCTGTTCATGGAGGTCATTGCCCATGCGTAAATATCTGTCTCTGACACGGGTTCTGTTAAAGAACTCCATGGGGATGATGAGCGATGGCAAATCCAAGAAGGCACTCAACGTGTTCATATATGGCGTGCTTGCAGTCTGTATGATTCCGTTAGGCTTCACGCTGTACATGATGTTCAACACTGCCATGGCACAGCTGCAGCCCCTGCAGCAGGAGGGAGCCGTTCTGGCACTGGGCTTTCACATTTCCTCACTGGTAACCTTTCTGTTTTCCATTTTTCTGATTCCCTCCATCTTTTATTTCAGCAAGGATTCCGAAACCTTGCTGGCGCTTCCGCTG
This region includes:
- a CDS encoding DUF1648 domain-containing protein: MKKQTLSIAFLILITFLFCLVILPFLPAQIPIHWNAEGVIDNWCDKLFLFLFPVLQLVISVGFQFVRSTDPRRKNVERFVSTCNVFLMVLCLLIFGMCLITAISAWKPDALDVPMAITLGLGFLFAVMGNLMPKIRQNYFIGIKTPWALEDEDNWRRTHRMAGRLWFAAGLLMMLLSVLPKEILTGSILGIALAMALAPYIYSYSLFRSKRMKGENK
- a CDS encoding ABC transporter ATP-binding protein codes for the protein MIEIKHVTKIYGGTHKAVDDISLTIPTGEIIGFIGPNGAGKTTTIKMITGVLNPDEGEILINGKNIVKEPLEAKKEFGIVPDNADIFLRLKGLEYLNFMGDIYEVDSEQRKQRITSLAETFEMKDALNDRILSYSHGMRQKIVIMGVLLSDPNVWILDEPMTGLDPQSSYSLKEMMKEHARKGNTVFFSTHVLEVAERLCDKVAIINRGRIVFFGTLEELKQLHPQCDSLEALFMEVIAHA
- the srtB gene encoding class B sortase, giving the protein MKKPMSKTKKIIYDILFVIALAVFLFSAYKLISIYYLNYQEGKEKDAVQEVAKVPKNPEKEDFTIDWKALKEKNPEVVGWILIPDTDISYPIVQGSDNSYYLNHTFEKKENYAGAIFMDAGADASFQDRNTIIYGHNVKHGTMFAELEKFKEQAFFEQHPYLYIFTEQQNYRCEIFSMYSTSATSASYRLQYADDADFKSYVDMVRELSDFNRKVSVKGQDRIVSLSTCSYERDGQPSELRYLLHARLVKWDGALKK
- a CDS encoding winged helix-turn-helix transcriptional regulator; this translates as MGFQETFKALSDPTRREIVNLLKDGKRSAGDIVSHFSSTNATISHHLSILRKAGLITDEKQGKYIYYELNTSVIDEIIGWITSLKGEEQ